A stretch of the Sulfurimonas sp. HSL-1656 genome encodes the following:
- a CDS encoding MBL fold metallo-hydrolase, which yields MQIKKKPMGPYQTNCYIVTENGSDIIIDPGVGAVEWVKANVTNPVAILNTHGHFDHVWSNQELKEYFNIPLYTPKGDVMLLQKSGWMPDLPPSYPDIEVEGDQTFEIGGIEVTFRHFPGHCPGCSMIEIGDAVFSGDFIFQNSIGRVDFPYSSPADMKKSLQKFLRLDYDKKVYPGHGGATTIKAEQRNVPYWLKAI from the coding sequence ATGCAGATCAAGAAAAAACCCATGGGGCCCTACCAGACCAACTGTTACATCGTGACGGAGAACGGCAGCGACATCATTATCGATCCCGGCGTGGGCGCCGTGGAGTGGGTCAAGGCCAACGTAACGAACCCCGTCGCCATCCTCAACACCCACGGCCATTTCGACCATGTCTGGAGCAACCAGGAGCTCAAAGAGTACTTTAACATCCCCCTGTACACCCCCAAAGGCGACGTGATGCTGCTGCAGAAAAGCGGCTGGATGCCCGACCTGCCGCCCTCCTACCCCGACATCGAGGTCGAAGGGGACCAGACCTTCGAGATCGGCGGCATCGAAGTGACCTTCCGCCACTTCCCCGGCCACTGCCCCGGCTGCTCCATGATCGAGATCGGCGATGCTGTCTTCAGCGGGGATTTCATTTTCCAGAACTCCATCGGCCGCGTCGACTTCCCGTACTCTTCGCCCGCAGATATGAAAAAGAGCCTCCAGAAGTTCCTCCGGCTCGATTACGACAAGAAAGTCTACCCCGGCCACGGCGGAGCGACGACGATCAAAGCCGAACAGCGCAACGTCCCCTACTGGCTCAAAGCGATCTGA
- a CDS encoding tetratricopeptide repeat protein, producing MKKTILLLLATVPMFGDAFNEGQFAYDKGNYRKAAIQWDKACNLGEETACYNLGIMYYNGQGIGQDYAKAAGFYKKACDAGSALGCTDLGRMYEHGRGIAKNESRAVTLFRKACDDHETAGCFNLGNMLSDGRGAKQDYAQAAKSFEASCDAGNAHACTNTGNLYSSGKGVKRDAAAAFRYFKIACDGGSASGCYNLGSMYTLGEGTKRNDAAAALLYGKACDGGSTLGCKYYNKLKQAGL from the coding sequence ATGAAAAAAACCATCCTATTGCTGCTGGCAACCGTGCCGATGTTCGGCGACGCTTTCAACGAAGGTCAGTTCGCCTACGACAAGGGTAATTACCGCAAGGCCGCCATCCAGTGGGACAAAGCCTGCAACCTCGGCGAGGAAACCGCCTGCTACAATCTCGGGATCATGTACTACAACGGCCAGGGTATCGGCCAGGATTATGCCAAAGCCGCCGGCTTCTACAAGAAAGCATGCGACGCAGGGAGTGCGCTGGGGTGTACAGACCTCGGCCGCATGTACGAGCACGGCCGCGGCATTGCCAAGAATGAATCCCGTGCCGTCACGCTCTTCCGCAAAGCGTGCGATGATCACGAAACAGCGGGATGCTTCAACCTCGGCAATATGCTCAGCGACGGCCGGGGCGCGAAGCAGGACTATGCACAGGCCGCCAAATCCTTCGAAGCCTCCTGTGACGCCGGGAATGCCCATGCGTGTACGAACACCGGCAACCTCTACAGTTCCGGCAAGGGCGTCAAGCGCGATGCGGCTGCAGCATTCAGGTACTTCAAAATAGCCTGCGACGGCGGCAGCGCCAGCGGGTGTTACAACCTTGGAAGCATGTACACGCTCGGCGAAGGCACGAAGCGCAATGATGCGGCAGCGGCGCTGCTATACGGCAAGGCTTGCGACGGCGGCTCGACGCTCGGCTGTAAATACTACAACAAATTGAAACAGGCGGGGCTCTGA
- a CDS encoding HpcH/HpaI aldolase/citrate lyase family protein, with protein sequence MTAKRATPSPVGPMRSEPFHPAELGGTLFVPATHPGLAAVLSGEKYPQLRSCVIDLEDGIDAADRPGALRQLRTLLPQLADTALFRFLRPSSPQMLAELLRLEGVERIDGFVLPKFGTENAEAWLTLLDDNAFAFMPSIEGDDLFSQARLHALAERLQPYSDRIPTLRFGLEDMLRQLGMQRDCETPLYELVAPAQVIATLITVFKPRGFNLCGGVYKCFRDADGFAKELEADLKQGLFGKTIIHPSQIEAVERAYRVDAVQLEQAERIVSASCNVSNFRGMMVEKPTQLPWAQMILRRAALYGVNA encoded by the coding sequence ATGACGGCAAAACGCGCTACCCCGTCCCCTGTCGGCCCCATGCGGAGTGAGCCCTTCCATCCTGCCGAATTGGGTGGCACCCTCTTCGTCCCGGCGACCCATCCCGGTCTCGCCGCCGTGCTCAGCGGTGAGAAATATCCGCAGCTGCGCAGTTGCGTCATCGATCTTGAAGACGGTATAGACGCCGCCGACCGCCCCGGGGCACTCCGGCAACTCCGCACCCTCCTGCCGCAGCTTGCGGATACCGCCCTGTTCCGTTTTCTCCGCCCCTCCTCGCCGCAGATGCTCGCCGAGCTGTTGCGGCTGGAAGGAGTCGAACGGATCGACGGCTTCGTCCTGCCGAAATTCGGCACCGAAAATGCGGAGGCATGGCTGACGCTTCTGGACGATAACGCATTCGCATTCATGCCCTCCATCGAAGGCGATGATCTCTTTTCGCAGGCAAGGCTACATGCCCTCGCCGAACGACTCCAGCCCTATTCTGATCGTATCCCGACGCTGCGTTTCGGGCTGGAGGATATGCTGCGCCAGTTGGGGATGCAGCGTGACTGCGAAACGCCGCTTTACGAACTCGTTGCCCCGGCACAGGTGATCGCCACGCTGATTACTGTCTTCAAACCACGCGGTTTTAACCTCTGCGGCGGCGTCTACAAATGTTTCCGGGATGCGGATGGGTTTGCAAAAGAGCTCGAAGCGGATCTGAAACAGGGGCTCTTCGGAAAGACGATCATCCACCCTTCACAGATCGAGGCCGTGGAACGGGCCTACCGGGTCGATGCCGTGCAACTGGAACAGGCGGAACGCATCGTTTCCGCGTCATGCAATGTTTCAAACTTTCGTGGTATGATGGTGGAGAAACCGACGCAGCTGCCCTGGGCGCAGATGATTCTGCGGCGCGCAGCGCTCTACGGAGTAAACGCATGA
- a CDS encoding arylesterase, which yields MVKVFALILVLLVTALYLLKSDTKMTPLQSGEKMLAFGDSITYGYGAKPGESYPAVLQTLTGIPVINAGVNGETTEEGAVRFPAALEEENIRLVLLCLGGNDILQQRSKTRLKANLKRIVQMAKTKGIDVVLIGVPTFGVFGMTSLPLYQEIAEEEKIAYLPSLLPDVLADRGLRGDYVHPNAAGYRVIAERVAERLHSLGYVE from the coding sequence ATGGTCAAGGTTTTTGCCCTCATCCTTGTGCTGCTGGTGACCGCACTCTATCTCTTGAAATCAGATACAAAGATGACCCCCCTGCAATCCGGCGAAAAGATGCTCGCTTTCGGCGACAGTATCACCTACGGATACGGCGCAAAACCCGGTGAAAGCTACCCCGCGGTCCTGCAGACGCTGACCGGTATCCCGGTGATCAATGCCGGGGTGAACGGCGAGACGACAGAGGAGGGCGCGGTACGCTTCCCTGCAGCGCTGGAAGAGGAGAACATCCGGTTGGTGCTGCTCTGCCTGGGCGGGAACGATATTCTGCAGCAGCGCTCCAAAACACGTCTCAAAGCCAATCTCAAACGTATCGTGCAGATGGCAAAAACGAAGGGAATCGACGTCGTATTGATCGGTGTTCCGACGTTCGGGGTATTCGGCATGACGTCGCTGCCGCTCTATCAGGAGATTGCCGAAGAGGAGAAGATCGCCTATCTGCCTTCACTGCTGCCGGACGTACTGGCGGACAGGGGGCTCAGAGGAGACTATGTCCACCCCAATGCGGCGGGGTACCGTGTCATCGCAGAAAGGGTCGCGGAACGCCTGCACTCCCTGGGGTATGTCGAATAG
- the mnmA gene encoding tRNA 2-thiouridine(34) synthase MnmA, translating to MEKKKVLIGMSGGVDSTVTTMLLKEQGYEVEGVYMKLHSKPGYHEIHQARAQKAADFAGVKLHVLDLQEQFNQNVFTPFVETYKAGRTPNPCALCNRTMKFGALADFADEVGADYLATGHYIKTDGRFLYQAEDDTKDQSYFLFYVDKKILPRLIFPLGERKKTDIKAYAAAVEGLESFASQAESSEICFVETTYADVLKDYVNIDQPGEVLDSEGNVVGEHKGYMHYTIGKRKGFTVHGAHEPHFVLEIKPETNQIVVGKKEDLEIWDVTIGNINLFDERSEFDTTVKLRYRTKAVPCHVTIEGEKARIKLQEPVLGVAAGQAAVFYDGDKLIGGGWIE from the coding sequence ATGGAAAAGAAAAAAGTGCTTATCGGGATGAGCGGCGGGGTGGATTCGACAGTGACGACCATGCTGCTCAAGGAACAGGGATACGAGGTCGAAGGGGTGTACATGAAGCTGCACTCCAAACCGGGCTACCATGAGATCCACCAGGCACGCGCCCAGAAAGCGGCCGATTTCGCCGGGGTGAAACTGCATGTCCTCGACCTGCAGGAGCAGTTCAACCAGAACGTCTTTACCCCCTTTGTCGAGACCTACAAAGCGGGCCGTACGCCCAACCCCTGTGCCCTGTGCAACCGGACGATGAAATTCGGTGCCCTGGCGGATTTCGCCGACGAGGTCGGCGCGGACTACCTGGCGACGGGCCACTATATCAAGACCGACGGCCGCTTCCTCTACCAGGCCGAAGACGACACCAAAGACCAGAGCTACTTCCTTTTCTACGTCGACAAGAAGATCCTGCCGCGCCTCATTTTCCCGCTGGGCGAGCGCAAAAAGACGGATATCAAGGCCTATGCCGCCGCCGTCGAAGGGTTGGAGTCTTTCGCGTCACAGGCGGAGTCCAGCGAGATCTGTTTTGTTGAGACGACCTATGCCGACGTGCTCAAGGATTACGTGAACATCGATCAGCCGGGCGAGGTACTTGACAGCGAGGGTAACGTCGTCGGGGAGCATAAAGGGTATATGCACTACACCATCGGAAAACGTAAAGGCTTTACCGTTCACGGTGCGCATGAACCGCACTTCGTGCTCGAGATCAAGCCCGAGACGAACCAGATCGTCGTCGGCAAAAAAGAGGATCTGGAGATATGGGACGTCACCATCGGCAATATCAACCTCTTCGACGAGCGCAGCGAATTCGATACGACGGTCAAACTGCGTTACCGCACGAAAGCCGTCCCGTGCCACGTCACGATCGAAGGGGAGAAGGCACGGATCAAGCTGCAGGAGCCTGTCCTGGGCGTCGCAGCCGGACAGGCCGCCGTCTTCTACGACGGTGACAAACTGATCGGCGGAGGCTGGATCGAGTAG
- a CDS encoding ArsS family sensor histidine kinase: MTNINPRSIIFAARLVGAITALLLIAATLMALYLSIQLDKRNEIQRAVMLYDLLFMTKPTPEAFARYLKEHQLTPVGGEVMKRIREEGKPFIEDPLLRRTFQSGNIEIFVYDMHCYYAYKMHDMYYYRSDKEMKPYMLYILVAAAIVLITVILLYRYMSGSIEPLQHLHRQILRFADGEKGIDTKVEGSDEVAQVANAFHDSVQKIEALQRSRSLFLRNVMHELKTPISKGKLLAHLLEIAPKDKAILEELFEQMQGHLSDLARVESLTARHLQLDIRSYACVDVLDQAIDLLGVPRSELEIAVGSEKIMVDFDLFAYALKNLIDNAVKYASQRPVTIDFEGGCLRIANAGEPFKEEYTHYLKAYQRDLSQHSLEGMGLGLYIVNEIVTRHGYALRYLYEEGQHIFKICFDNDPGTERLPET; encoded by the coding sequence TTGACGAACATTAACCCCCGTTCGATCATCTTTGCCGCGCGCCTGGTCGGTGCCATTACGGCCCTGCTGCTGATCGCGGCCACCCTGATGGCGCTCTACCTCTCCATCCAGCTCGACAAACGCAACGAGATCCAGCGCGCCGTCATGCTCTACGACCTGCTTTTTATGACCAAGCCGACGCCCGAAGCTTTCGCGCGCTACCTTAAAGAGCACCAGCTCACCCCCGTCGGCGGGGAGGTGATGAAGCGGATCCGCGAAGAGGGTAAACCCTTCATCGAGGACCCGCTGCTGCGCCGTACTTTCCAGTCGGGCAACATCGAAATCTTCGTCTACGACATGCACTGCTACTACGCCTACAAGATGCACGACATGTATTACTACCGCAGCGACAAGGAGATGAAGCCCTATATGCTCTACATCCTCGTTGCGGCCGCCATCGTCCTGATCACGGTCATTCTGCTCTACCGCTATATGTCGGGCTCCATCGAACCGCTGCAGCACCTGCACCGGCAGATCCTCCGCTTTGCCGACGGGGAGAAGGGGATCGACACGAAGGTCGAGGGGAGCGACGAGGTGGCGCAGGTGGCCAACGCCTTCCACGACAGCGTCCAGAAGATCGAGGCCCTGCAGCGCAGCCGTTCGCTCTTCCTGCGCAACGTCATGCACGAACTCAAAACCCCGATCAGCAAAGGGAAGCTGCTGGCACACCTCCTGGAGATCGCGCCCAAGGACAAAGCGATCCTCGAGGAGCTTTTCGAACAGATGCAGGGACACCTGAGCGACCTGGCCCGGGTGGAGTCGCTGACGGCCCGCCACCTGCAGCTCGACATCCGCTCCTACGCCTGCGTCGATGTCCTGGACCAGGCGATCGACCTTCTGGGGGTGCCGCGATCGGAGCTGGAGATCGCCGTCGGCAGCGAAAAGATTATGGTCGATTTCGACCTCTTTGCCTATGCCCTGAAAAACCTGATCGACAACGCGGTGAAGTACGCGTCGCAGCGGCCGGTCACCATCGACTTTGAAGGGGGCTGTCTGCGGATCGCCAATGCCGGTGAGCCGTTCAAGGAGGAGTATACCCACTACCTAAAAGCGTACCAGCGCGACCTCTCCCAGCACTCCCTGGAGGGGATGGGGCTGGGGCTCTACATCGTTAACGAGATCGTGACGCGTCACGGCTATGCGCTGCGCTACCTCTACGAAGAGGGGCAGCACATCTTCAAGATTTGTTTTGATAATGACCCCGGTACGGAGCGGTTGCCTGAAACCTAG
- a CDS encoding response regulator transcription factor translates to MDATRLLLIEDDVQMAELLGRFLRQEGVSVEHVTRPSRAMKALEEAPFDLVVLDLSLPEMDGLMLCRKIREHSDVPIIISSARTDLDDKLTGLENGADDYLPKPYDPRELMARIKTVLRRRGWSETEPEETQSRFRIDEEATLIYFDGEPLKLTLAEYEILKLMLKHPNRTISRADIANSIESHRFDSGVESINILVGRIRKKLDPGHFDTFIQTVRGIGYRFDEH, encoded by the coding sequence GTGGACGCGACCCGCTTGCTTTTGATCGAAGATGATGTCCAAATGGCGGAACTGCTGGGGCGTTTTCTGCGCCAGGAGGGGGTGTCGGTCGAACATGTGACGCGTCCCTCCCGCGCGATGAAGGCGCTGGAAGAAGCACCGTTCGACCTCGTGGTCCTTGACCTCTCCCTGCCGGAGATGGACGGGCTGATGCTCTGCCGCAAGATCCGTGAGCACTCCGATGTGCCCATCATCATCTCCAGTGCGCGCACCGACCTCGACGACAAGCTGACGGGGCTGGAGAACGGGGCGGACGACTACCTCCCAAAACCCTACGACCCGCGCGAACTGATGGCGCGGATCAAGACCGTGCTGCGGCGCCGGGGGTGGAGCGAGACGGAGCCGGAGGAGACCCAGAGCCGTTTCCGCATCGACGAAGAGGCGACGCTCATCTACTTTGACGGCGAGCCGCTGAAACTGACCCTGGCGGAGTACGAGATCCTGAAACTGATGCTGAAGCACCCCAACCGCACCATCTCCCGTGCCGATATCGCCAACAGTATCGAGTCGCACCGTTTCGACAGCGGGGTCGAGAGCATCAATATCCTTGTCGGGCGCATCCGTAAAAAGCTCGACCCGGGGCATTTTGACACCTTTATCCAGACCGTGCGCGGTATAGGCTACCGGTTTGACGAACATTAA
- a CDS encoding TIGR00730 family Rossman fold protein, producing MAKEQKIEQRYVKDIKSSDVWSVFKIIADFVKGFDELGDLGPAVTIFGSARVGEDHPWYAKTVELSGKLAASGFNVISGGGPGIMEAANRGAYDYREEGIESVGLNIELPTEQHPNPYTTKEEDFDYFFSRKVMLVKYSTAYVIMPGGFGTLDELFEALTLIQTKKVDGVCVFLMGEAFYAPLLEFIRNSLLAEGMISEEDLAMLTLTDDVDLVVREVRESLRMQLQSLRASGLSDTPYYQKLQRFFEERCTGDGAGAAER from the coding sequence GTGGCCAAAGAGCAGAAGATCGAGCAGCGCTATGTCAAAGATATCAAGTCGTCCGACGTCTGGTCGGTCTTCAAGATCATCGCCGATTTTGTCAAGGGGTTCGACGAACTGGGCGACCTCGGACCGGCGGTGACGATTTTCGGGAGCGCCCGGGTCGGCGAGGATCACCCCTGGTATGCCAAGACCGTTGAACTCTCAGGGAAGCTGGCGGCTTCGGGTTTCAACGTCATCAGCGGCGGAGGTCCCGGCATCATGGAAGCGGCCAACCGCGGGGCCTACGACTACCGGGAAGAGGGGATCGAATCGGTCGGGCTCAACATCGAACTCCCGACGGAACAGCACCCCAACCCCTATACGACGAAGGAGGAGGATTTCGACTACTTCTTCTCCCGCAAGGTGATGCTGGTCAAATACTCCACGGCCTACGTCATCATGCCCGGGGGGTTCGGGACCCTGGACGAGCTTTTTGAGGCACTGACCCTGATCCAGACGAAGAAAGTCGACGGCGTGTGCGTTTTCCTGATGGGGGAGGCTTTCTACGCGCCGCTGCTGGAATTTATACGAAACTCTTTGCTCGCCGAAGGGATGATCAGCGAGGAGGACCTGGCCATGCTGACGCTGACCGACGATGTCGACCTGGTCGTACGGGAGGTCCGTGAATCGCTGCGGATGCAGCTGCAGTCACTCCGGGCGAGCGGCCTCTCCGATACCCCCTATTACCAGAAACTGCAGCGCTTTTTCGAGGAGCGCTGCACGGGGGACGGCGCCGGGGCCGCGGAGCGTTAA
- a CDS encoding 5'-nucleotidase, protein MAFDLSSVLVIGISSRALFDLETSNRVFEEEGLEAYRAYQLEHEKVPLEKGTAFPLVEALLGLNVKAGKPVVEVIVMSRNSPDTGLRVFNSVAHYGLPITRAAFSGGTSLSPYLESFKVDLFLSKSEEDVQQAVDGGVAAAVLYAPPQTAGRHDDQIRIAFDADAVLFSEASELIYKRDGIEAFWAHEKAHADEPLEAGPFAKLLITLSYLQRHFAPAPSPVRIAIVTARNSPAHERVIQTLRRWGVHVDEAFFLGGLGKEEVLEAYGAHIFFDDQDVHLDGASRVVPSGKVPYKSDSPIRALMPEEK, encoded by the coding sequence ATGGCATTTGATCTCTCTTCGGTCCTGGTGATCGGCATCTCCTCCCGGGCGCTCTTCGACCTGGAAACTTCCAACCGTGTTTTCGAGGAGGAGGGGCTTGAGGCGTACCGCGCCTACCAGCTCGAACACGAGAAGGTACCGCTGGAAAAAGGGACGGCCTTTCCGCTGGTGGAGGCCCTGCTGGGCCTTAACGTCAAGGCGGGGAAACCGGTCGTCGAAGTGATCGTTATGTCGCGCAACTCCCCCGATACGGGGCTCCGGGTCTTCAACTCCGTCGCCCACTACGGCCTGCCGATCACGCGGGCGGCGTTCAGCGGCGGCACGTCGCTCTCTCCCTACCTGGAATCCTTCAAAGTCGATCTCTTCCTCTCGAAGTCCGAAGAGGACGTGCAGCAGGCGGTGGACGGCGGGGTGGCCGCCGCCGTGCTCTACGCGCCGCCGCAGACGGCCGGGCGCCACGATGACCAGATCCGGATCGCCTTCGACGCCGATGCAGTGCTCTTTTCCGAGGCGAGCGAGCTGATCTACAAGCGTGACGGCATCGAGGCGTTCTGGGCACACGAGAAAGCCCATGCCGACGAACCCCTCGAGGCGGGACCGTTCGCGAAGCTGCTGATCACCCTCTCTTATTTGCAGCGCCACTTCGCCCCGGCACCGTCGCCGGTGCGCATCGCCATCGTCACGGCGCGCAACTCGCCGGCGCACGAACGGGTCATCCAGACCCTGCGGCGCTGGGGCGTGCATGTCGACGAGGCCTTTTTCCTCGGCGGGCTGGGCAAGGAGGAGGTCCTCGAAGCGTACGGGGCCCATATCTTCTTTGATGACCAGGACGTTCACCTCGACGGGGCGTCGCGGGTCGTGCCGTCGGGCAAGGTGCCCTATAAGAGCGATTCGCCGATCCGTGCACTGATGCCCGAGGAGAAGTAG
- the fbaA gene encoding class II fructose-bisphosphate aldolase — MAQGILDLVKPGVLFGDDVQKVFAAAKAGKFALPAVNVVNVESINGVLEAAAKVNSPVIIQFSNGGGQFYAGKGVSNDGEKAAIAGTISGAHHVHMMAELYGVPVILHTDHAARKLLPWIDALLDAGEAHFDRTGKPLFSSHMLDLSEESLEENVATCAEYLARMDKIGMTIEIELGVTGGEEDGVDNTNIDNALLYTQPEDVAYAYEILSKVSPRFTVAASFGNVHGVYKPGNVVLTPKILDNSQQYIAEKFGTAEKPVNFVFHGGSGSAPEEITEALGYGVIKMNIDTDTQWATWDGVRDYVAKYHDYLQGQIGNPEGEDKPNKKYYDPRKWLRAGQESLVARVEQAFADLNAMNRN, encoded by the coding sequence ATGGCACAAGGTATTCTCGATCTGGTCAAACCCGGCGTCCTCTTCGGAGACGACGTCCAGAAGGTGTTCGCAGCGGCGAAAGCGGGCAAGTTCGCCCTCCCGGCGGTCAACGTCGTCAACGTTGAATCCATCAACGGCGTCCTGGAAGCGGCGGCGAAGGTCAACTCCCCCGTCATTATCCAGTTCTCCAACGGCGGCGGCCAGTTCTATGCGGGTAAAGGGGTCTCCAACGACGGCGAAAAAGCCGCCATTGCCGGGACGATCAGCGGGGCGCACCATGTCCATATGATGGCCGAACTCTACGGCGTCCCCGTCATCCTGCACACCGACCACGCCGCGCGCAAGCTCCTGCCGTGGATCGACGCCCTGCTCGACGCGGGCGAAGCGCACTTCGACCGTACGGGCAAACCGCTGTTCAGCTCCCACATGCTCGACCTCTCCGAAGAGAGCCTTGAAGAGAACGTCGCCACCTGTGCCGAGTACCTGGCGCGCATGGACAAGATCGGAATGACCATCGAGATCGAACTGGGCGTCACCGGCGGCGAAGAGGACGGTGTCGACAATACCAACATCGACAACGCCCTGCTCTATACCCAGCCTGAGGACGTCGCTTATGCCTACGAGATCCTCAGCAAGGTCAGTCCGCGCTTCACCGTCGCGGCCTCCTTCGGGAACGTCCACGGGGTTTACAAGCCGGGCAACGTCGTCCTGACGCCGAAGATCCTTGACAACTCGCAGCAGTACATCGCCGAGAAGTTCGGCACCGCTGAGAAACCGGTCAACTTCGTCTTCCACGGCGGCTCCGGCTCCGCCCCCGAAGAGATCACCGAGGCGCTCGGCTACGGCGTCATCAAGATGAACATCGATACCGATACGCAGTGGGCGACCTGGGACGGCGTCAGAGACTATGTCGCGAAGTACCACGACTACCTGCAGGGACAGATCGGCAACCCCGAAGGCGAAGACAAGCCGAACAAGAAATACTACGACCCGCGCAAATGGCTCCGTGCCGGCCAGGAGAGCCTGGTAGCGCGCGTCGAGCAGGCCTTTGCCGACCTCAACGCCATGAACCGCAACTAA
- a CDS encoding pyridoxal-phosphate dependent enzyme — MHLFPAPFEPFRFEGRELYLKRDDLINPLFSGNKYRKLYALLQTPSDAIDTLVSYGGIQSNAMLSIAALSRLKGWRFEYTAKTAPHHLKTDPQGNYRQALALGMQLHEVHPTAYDAAINALKGRAEADERVRLIPQGGADPAAEAGVSVLAEAIRQWQAAQGIKCLNVVTPSGTGTTAAYLARALPECRIVTVAAVGDPAYLRRQIEALMPMPPNLTILSTPYRFGSLHDALLQTYEKLKAAGVAFDLIYAPVMWLALMEAWDELEGEVLYVHSGGVSGNETMLARYARRP, encoded by the coding sequence TTGCACCTCTTTCCCGCACCGTTCGAGCCCTTCCGGTTTGAAGGGCGGGAGCTTTACCTCAAACGCGACGACCTGATAAACCCCCTTTTCAGCGGCAACAAATACCGTAAGCTCTACGCACTGCTGCAGACCCCCTCCGACGCCATCGATACGCTGGTCTCCTACGGCGGCATCCAGTCCAACGCGATGCTCTCTATCGCCGCGCTCAGCCGTCTGAAAGGGTGGCGTTTCGAGTACACCGCGAAAACGGCGCCGCACCACCTCAAAACCGACCCGCAGGGGAACTACCGCCAAGCTCTGGCGCTGGGGATGCAGCTTCACGAGGTGCATCCGACGGCGTACGATGCAGCCATAAATGCACTGAAAGGGCGTGCCGAAGCGGATGAACGCGTACGGTTGATCCCCCAGGGCGGTGCCGACCCGGCCGCGGAGGCGGGGGTATCGGTACTGGCCGAAGCGATCCGCCAGTGGCAGGCGGCACAGGGCATCAAGTGTCTCAATGTCGTGACGCCCTCGGGGACGGGGACGACGGCGGCCTACCTGGCCAGAGCCCTGCCGGAGTGCCGCATTGTCACGGTCGCGGCCGTCGGGGACCCGGCTTACCTCCGGCGGCAGATCGAAGCGCTGATGCCGATGCCGCCTAACCTGACGATCCTCTCTACGCCCTACCGTTTCGGCAGCCTGCACGACGCGCTGCTGCAGACATACGAAAAACTCAAAGCGGCAGGCGTGGCATTCGACCTGATCTATGCACCGGTGATGTGGCTGGCGTTAATGGAAGCGTGGGATGAGCTGGAAGGGGAGGTGTTGTACGTGCATTCGGGCGGCGTCAGCGGCAACGAGACGATGCTCGCGCGCTACGCACGGCGCCCTTAG
- a CDS encoding peptidyl-prolyl cis-trans isomerase: MKLIIKSLMAAALISVSASAAVVATVNGKTITSEEVNAVLMEGTQGRFTSLPKEKQDELQQRVVEGLVMQELVYEAAKKEGVLDSAKYKKEYDDIVARIEKQLAAKVWQENLLEGIKVTDKEVKSYYDSHGDEFEQKEKVHARHILVKTEDEAKKIIAGMKDLKGDKLKEKFIEEAKAKSTGPSGPKGGDLGFFQQGQMVPEFNDAVFGMKVGAITPAPVKTQFGYHIIYLEEKQAGKKATLDEAKPFIEQRLKQEKFQKEMEAKTKALKDAAKITYSK; the protein is encoded by the coding sequence ATGAAGCTTATCATCAAATCATTGATGGCGGCAGCGCTGATCAGCGTGAGCGCCTCTGCGGCAGTCGTGGCCACGGTCAACGGGAAAACGATCACATCCGAAGAGGTGAATGCGGTCCTGATGGAGGGAACGCAGGGTCGTTTTACCTCTCTGCCGAAAGAGAAGCAGGACGAACTGCAGCAGCGCGTCGTTGAGGGCCTCGTCATGCAGGAGCTCGTCTACGAAGCCGCGAAGAAAGAGGGTGTCCTCGATTCCGCAAAATACAAAAAAGAGTATGACGATATCGTCGCGCGTATTGAGAAACAGCTGGCTGCGAAAGTCTGGCAGGAGAACCTGCTCGAAGGTATCAAGGTCACTGACAAAGAGGTCAAGTCCTACTACGACAGCCACGGCGACGAGTTCGAACAGAAAGAGAAAGTCCATGCACGCCACATCCTCGTGAAAACGGAAGATGAAGCGAAAAAGATCATCGCCGGCATGAAAGACCTCAAGGGCGACAAGCTCAAAGAGAAATTCATCGAAGAAGCCAAAGCGAAATCAACCGGTCCGAGCGGTCCGAAAGGCGGCGACCTCGGGTTCTTCCAGCAGGGGCAGATGGTACCGGAATTCAACGATGCCGTCTTCGGTATGAAAGTGGGCGCGATCACGCCGGCACCGGTCAAAACCCAGTTCGGTTACCACATTATCTATCTCGAAGAGAAGCAGGCGGGCAAAAAAGCGACGCTTGATGAAGCAAAACCGTTCATCGAACAGCGCCTGAAGCAGGAGAAATTCCAAAAAGAGATGGAAGCGAAAACCAAAGCGCTCAAAGACGCAGCCAAAATCACCTACAGCAAATAA